The following are from one region of the Candidatus Binatia bacterium genome:
- a CDS encoding ABC transporter substrate-binding protein — protein MSRRVMLVSWLLLLLPWQEAVAAEKLTGIQSALVMAQSLPWIAQEAGLFRKHNLDFQLIYVASSPTVTGALLGGDAEVALAGGSGIIRAFVQGAKDLVFIGGIKNYLDQSIMARPEIRGPEGLKGKKIGVSRIGGISHYFTVQALRRSGMQAGRDYAFIQTGGEPETIGALVNGAVDAATLTVLGEAKAASMGFHPVVYGPDLHIPSVAAAFVTRRSLFARRSETLLNFMRSMAEAMRIMHTDKETTFQVLGKKLRISDRKVLESAYQTNVGSFEKRLVIAPEAIQAILDDTEPTVKHIKAEDLIDRRFLDALEKSGFFKQLWGK, from the coding sequence ATGTCACGGCGAGTGATGCTCGTTAGCTGGCTGTTGTTGCTTCTACCGTGGCAGGAAGCGGTGGCAGCGGAGAAGCTGACCGGCATCCAGTCCGCGCTGGTCATGGCGCAATCTCTGCCGTGGATCGCGCAGGAGGCGGGGCTCTTTCGGAAGCACAATCTGGATTTCCAGCTAATCTACGTGGCCTCTTCTCCGACGGTGACCGGCGCGCTGCTCGGCGGCGACGCCGAGGTCGCGCTGGCGGGCGGCAGCGGCATCATCCGCGCTTTCGTTCAGGGCGCGAAGGATCTCGTCTTCATCGGCGGCATCAAAAACTATCTCGATCAAAGCATCATGGCGCGGCCGGAGATTCGCGGCCCGGAGGGTCTCAAGGGAAAGAAGATCGGCGTGTCCCGTATCGGCGGCATCAGCCATTACTTCACGGTGCAGGCGCTCAGGCGCTCCGGCATGCAGGCCGGACGCGACTACGCGTTCATCCAAACCGGCGGCGAGCCGGAGACGATCGGGGCCCTGGTGAATGGCGCGGTCGACGCGGCTACGCTCACCGTCCTCGGCGAAGCCAAAGCGGCATCCATGGGATTCCATCCGGTCGTCTACGGACCCGATCTGCACATCCCATCCGTCGCCGCGGCGTTCGTCACGCGCCGCTCTCTCTTCGCGCGCCGCTCCGAGACCTTGCTGAATTTCATGCGCAGCATGGCGGAGGCGATGAGGATCATGCACACCGACAAAGAGACCACTTTTCAGGTTCTGGGAAAAAAGCTCAGGATCAGCGACCGTAAAGTCCTCGAGAGCGCTTATCAAACCAACGTCGGATCATTCGAGAAAAGACTGGTGATCGCCCCGGAGGCGATTCAGGCGATTTTGGACGACACGGAGCCTACCGTGAAGCACATCAAGGCCGAGGATTTGATCGACCGCCGTTTTCTCGACGCACTGGAAAAGAGCGGCTTCTTCAAGCAGCTCTGGGGGAAGTAA